The Engystomops pustulosus chromosome 9, aEngPut4.maternal, whole genome shotgun sequence genome includes a window with the following:
- the PLP1 gene encoding myelin proteolipid protein isoform X2: protein MGWHAGCIRCMVGVPVASVIATVLCFAGVALFCGCGHEALSGTEKLIETYFSKNYQEYEYLIHVVNAFQYAIYGIAVFFFLFGILLLAEGFYTTTAIKHILGEFKPQAIKGGLISTVTGGPPKSRGPRSRYPVHTLELLCRCLGRWLGHPDKFVGVTYAVTILWILIFACSAVPVYIYFNTWVTCQSIAAPAKTSAGISNLCADARMYGVLPWNSFPGKVCGTSLLAICKTSEFQMTFHLFIAAFVGAGATLVALLTYMIGASFNYAVLRVTGRSDRKF from the exons ATGG GCTGGCACGCTGGTTGCATTCGTTGTATGGTTGGGGTACCAGTTGCTTCAGTCATTGCTACTGTTCTTTGTTTCGCTGGGGTTGCCCTGTTTTGTGGATGTGGCCATGAAGCTCTCAGTGGGACTGAAAAACTGATTGAGACCTACTTCTCCAAAAACTACCAGGAATATGAATATCTAATTCATGT GGTCAATGCCTTCCAGTATGCAATTTATGGAATTGCCgtcttctttttcctttttggaatTCTACTCCTGGCTGAGGGATTTTACACCACGACTGCAATCAAACACATCCTGGGAGAGTTTAAGCCACAAGCTATAAAAGGGGGTCTTATTTCTACTGTCACAGGCGGACCACCCAAAAGTAGAGGACCCCGATCAAGGTATCCAGTTCACACCTTAGAATTGCTTTGCCGATGCTTAGGGAGATGGCTGGGACACCCTGACAAG TTTGTTGGTGTTACATATGCTGTCACCATCTTGTGGATCCTAATCTTTGCCTGCTCGGCTGTTCCAGTCTACATTTATTTCAACACTTGGGTCACCTGCCAGTCTATTGCAGCTCCAGCAAAGACCTCAGCAGGCATTAGTAACCTTTGTGCTGATGCTCGCATGTATG GAGTTCTTCCATGGAATTCATTCCCAGGAAAAGTATGTGGAACCAGTTTACTTGCAATCTGCAAAACCAGTGAG TTTCAGATGACCTTCCACCTTTTCATTGCCGCCTTCGTGGGTGCTGGTGCAACTCTTGTGGCCCTG CTCACATATATGATAGGTGCATCTTTCAACTATGCTGTGCTTCGAGTTACTGGCCGAAGCGATCGAAAGTTTTAG
- the PLP1 gene encoding myelin proteolipid protein isoform X1 codes for MGWHAGCIRCMVGVPVASVIATVLCFAGVALFCGCGHEALSGTEKLIETYFSKNYQEYEYLIHVVNAFQYAIYGIAVFFFLFGILLLAEGFYTTTAIKHILGEFKPQAIKGGLISTVTGGPPKSRGPRSRYPVHTLELLCRCLGRWLGHPDKFVGVTYAVTILWILIFACSAVPVYIYFNTWVTCQSIAAPAKTSAGISNLCADARMYGVLPWNSFPGKVCGTSLLAICKTSEFQMTFHLFIAAFVGAGATLVALINALMCLSANRVYHQQALETGKSRQTPQAEGSELTEILPELPQRSAENLV; via the exons ATGG GCTGGCACGCTGGTTGCATTCGTTGTATGGTTGGGGTACCAGTTGCTTCAGTCATTGCTACTGTTCTTTGTTTCGCTGGGGTTGCCCTGTTTTGTGGATGTGGCCATGAAGCTCTCAGTGGGACTGAAAAACTGATTGAGACCTACTTCTCCAAAAACTACCAGGAATATGAATATCTAATTCATGT GGTCAATGCCTTCCAGTATGCAATTTATGGAATTGCCgtcttctttttcctttttggaatTCTACTCCTGGCTGAGGGATTTTACACCACGACTGCAATCAAACACATCCTGGGAGAGTTTAAGCCACAAGCTATAAAAGGGGGTCTTATTTCTACTGTCACAGGCGGACCACCCAAAAGTAGAGGACCCCGATCAAGGTATCCAGTTCACACCTTAGAATTGCTTTGCCGATGCTTAGGGAGATGGCTGGGACACCCTGACAAG TTTGTTGGTGTTACATATGCTGTCACCATCTTGTGGATCCTAATCTTTGCCTGCTCGGCTGTTCCAGTCTACATTTATTTCAACACTTGGGTCACCTGCCAGTCTATTGCAGCTCCAGCAAAGACCTCAGCAGGCATTAGTAACCTTTGTGCTGATGCTCGCATGTATG GAGTTCTTCCATGGAATTCATTCCCAGGAAAAGTATGTGGAACCAGTTTACTTGCAATCTGCAAAACCAGTGAG TTTCAGATGACCTTCCACCTTTTCATTGCCGCCTTCGTGGGTGCTGGTGCAACTCTTGTGGCCCTG ATAAACGCCCTCATGTGTCTGTCAGCCAACAGGGTATATCACCAGCAAGCCCTAGAGACTGGGAAAAGCCGGCAGACTCCACAGGCTGAGGGCTCAGAACTCACTGAGATTCTTCCGGAGCTCCCACAAAGAAGCGCAGAAAACCTGGTGTAA